Sequence from the Rhabdothermincola salaria genome:
GCCGGTGGCCTCGACCATGGCCAGCGCGTCGTCGGCCGTCCAGATGTCGCCGTTGCCGAGGACGGGCACCGGCGCCACCTCGCCCACGGCCTCGACCAGGGCGCCGATGGCGTCCCACCGGGCCCGGCCCGAATAGCGCTGCTCGGCGGTGCGGGCGTGCAGCGCCACGGCGGCGGCGCCGGCCTCGGCGGCCAGGCGCCCGGCGGGCAGGTAGGTGAGCCGTTCGTCGTCGAGCCCCATGCGCATCTTCACGGTGACGGGGACGTCTCCGGCGGCGCGGACGGCGGCGCTGACCACCGCGGCGAACAGGCGGGGTCGGGCCGGGAGGGCCGCCCCGCCGCCGTGGCGGGTGACCTTGGGGACCGGGCACCCGAAGTTGAGGTCGACGTGGTCGACGTGGCCGTCGCCCACCAGGCGCCGGACGGCCTCGCCCACCGTGGTCGGGTCGGTGCCGTAGAGCTGGATCGACCGGGGCGACTCGTCGGGGTCGAAGGCGGCCAGCTGCCAGGACTTCTCGCCCCCCTCGAGCAGACCGCGGGCGTTCACCATCTCGCTCACGAACAGCCCCCCGCCGAACCGGCGGCACAGGCGCCGGAAGGCGGCGTTGGTGATGCCGGCCATGGGGGCCAGCACCACGGGCACGGCCAGGTGGATCGGCCCGATCGCCAGCGGCGCGGGAGGGGTGCGGACGGCGGAGGACATCGGTCCCCCACGGTAGGGTCGGCGACCATGACAGCGCAGGTCCTCGACGGTGAAGCAGTGGCCACGGGCATCAAGGCGGACCTGGTGGCCCGGGTGGCCGCCCTGGCCGAGCGGGGCATCACCCCGGGGCTCGGCACGGTGCTGGTCGGCGACGACGGCCCCTCGGCCAACTACGTGGCCATGAAGCACCGCGACTGCGAGGCCCTGGGCATCACATCGCACCACGCCCACCTCCCGGCCGACGCCACGCAGGACGACGTGCTCGAGGTCGTGCACCGCTTCAACGCCGACCCTGCCGTCGACGCCTACCTCATGCAGTACCCGTTCCCGAAGCACCTCGACTTCGAGGCCGCCCTGCTCGCCGTCGACCCGGCCAA
This genomic interval carries:
- the dusB gene encoding tRNA dihydrouridine synthase DusB — translated: MSSAVRTPPAPLAIGPIHLAVPVVLAPMAGITNAAFRRLCRRFGGGLFVSEMVNARGLLEGGEKSWQLAAFDPDESPRSIQLYGTDPTTVGEAVRRLVGDGHVDHVDLNFGCPVPKVTRHGGGAALPARPRLFAAVVSAAVRAAGDVPVTVKMRMGLDDERLTYLPAGRLAAEAGAAAVALHARTAEQRYSGRARWDAIGALVEAVGEVAPVPVLGNGDIWTADDALAMVEATGCTGVVVGRACLGRPWFFAELEAAFTAAPVPPAPGLGAVVEVALTHARLLADAVGEPRAVLQMRKHLGWYLAGYPVGGHTRRALMAASSLDHLDVLLRGLDPNLSLPPGADALPRGTQAGPHPVVVPDGWLDTDSTTPPPAATDVLVGGG